CAGAACATCATGCGCGACACATATTCTTTACGAATATAACTTGTAATCATATTTAGCAtgtgaaagtgcaattaaaatttttataacatcCCTTACAAAAAAATCGCACAAGTTTActtaatatatttatgttttCTTGTATTAACACCACTAGTTACCGACACATATAATACATTACAAATGTTCTAGGAATGGTCGGGTCACCTAAAACCATCATGCCACTCCTCCACCAAAAATTTGCCTATTTGAAATTCAAGTTATTCTCTATGGattgaccaccaaaaacttgTGGTGTGGAGGGTGATCCATCctacaaaattgaaaataaggGGTGAGACGAAGCCTATTAATGAAATTTCTAAATCTAAGATAGGAGATTATCTTACCACTCAACTCGGTACCAATAAACAACGTGATTTCGAGACAATACAAAATAATCATGTATGCCAAATGCATAAGCAATAGCTCTCTCTTTACTTCATTAACAACATTGCATAAAATTATTCAGTCAAATGCAAGCAGATGGTGTAACATATTATGATGCACGATTACCACTACTTAGTTCGTTCATAGACATGTGTGAACATATGCACATAAACAATCATGATACTCATTATTGGCATTTCCTTTCATCCCGACTCCTAGGGCATCTCAATTTCGAAATATCCCGACACATAGGACATCTTGAGTCCCAAGGCATCTCAAATACTCCTTGGGACATCTTAACTTCGAGACAACATTGCCACTAATATGTGAGCAATAGAACACTTTCCATATTTCATCATACAATAACAGTGTACATGATAACTTCATAATCATATGATCACCCTTGTAtcaacaataaaataaacactCATTTCAACAATCAACATCTAGTACACAACATCTTTCAAGGATATCATTAGCTTACCTTTTTAATTATCACATAATAATGACATGCTTACTCGCTTTCATTTCTCATGCAAGGAATAATGacattttgaaaatcaacaaatGGGGCATGCTCAGCAAGTGTGTATATTCGGCAAGTGGTTATACTTGGCAAATGGATATAAGCAATAAGTGGTTATACTCAACGAGTGGATATAAGAGGTAAGTGGTTATACTCAGTAGGTGGATACAAATAGTAAGCAATTATACTCAATAGGTGGATATAAATAGTAAATGGTTAGATCCAATAGGTAGATATAGTTAAGCAACAACATAACCACTTAACAGATTCATTTAACTTAAGACATTACGACTTCTCTCACCTATGTGCCCTGAACACATATACCATAATTTAGCCTTCCAAATAGATGCATTCAACGTCTTTGTGATAAAATCCACGACTATCTCACGTTAAAGCTTGTATAGGCCATTGTGCCTGATTCCTCTCATTATCATTAGAGCATCTGAACAACTTTCAAAACTCCACCTTTTAAAGTATACGAACATTCAGTCGAATTCAAGGCACTCAAGGAAATTAGATTCTTCTTCAACTCTAGGACGTGCCTCACTCCAGTCAACGTCCACACAATACCATCATGTATTTTGATTGTAACATTGCCAATACCCATAATGTCGCATTTAGCATTAATCCTTAATTGCACTTTATTACTATCCACGCATTGATAAATAGTAAACCAGTTCTTGTTTGGTGTCATGTGAAATGAATAACCATAATCCATAATACATATGTTAAATCAAGAATTCTTGGTGACAAACAAGACACAGTTAGCACTATTTGAATTATAGTCAATTATAGCTACAAAGTCATCAATAGATTTAACTCTTATTCCTTTatccttctcattcttcaacttAAGAAAATCTTTGTTAGGATGCCTCATCTTATTACAACTCTAACTGACAACACTGCTAGTCCTAAACTAATTATATTTGTtcaaattcacattaacatgaGTGCTAGTTCTCCCTCTACCTCTAGTTCTTTTCTACGATGTCCTCACTTAGAACCAAATTGCAAGCCTCATCAAAGTCAAGCTTCTTAACCTAGAAAAATTGCTAACAACAATAatagtagtattccaactagTGGAaaatgaggatcattgtatcaAAGGgtgtacctcatcttcaaaatcaatctcaatcaaaCACATCAAGTAGACCTTGTTGATAAATACAACATTACGAGTCAATGTCAGTCAAGTAACATTCAATGCCTATTTATCTAGTAATTCCCAATTAGCTTATTCCATTAAATCTAGTTTTCCCTAAACATGGGTACATGGAAGTTCTCACATAAAGGTAATCATCAACATACatcttccaaaaataaaatcagtTCCATCAAATACACcgattttcacttttctttcttttattaccAGCAATTTGCTTCAACTCAATCAATTTAGGCCTAGATACCAATTTCTACGGAAACAAgtaatcaaataataaaataaataaaataagaaaataaatcatacACTAGTTTTACCTAGTTCAGTCAGAGTGACCTAAGTCTACAAAAAGAGCAGCACGGAATTCCTCTATAGATAAAATGATACAATGGATATTACAACTACACTTGAGTCACTTAAAcactcaaatattttgcaaCCCCCATTTCCTAGCTGAATAATACTATTAAATTGTTTTAGAGGGTAATTCACAAGAAATGACCTATTTGATACCTTTCATGAAGAATATCCTCTTCTTATACACCAAAACAAGAAACCTACTCAAATTAGATAACCACTTAAATAGGAAACCTACTTGAATTAGGAACTTGACACATATTTTCAACAATGAACAACTAAGGCATAATGCAGAAAAGTACCACTCTCTATAGAGATGTGAATTTGATTGAATTCAATCGAAAAACCCACAACATCTCCAATTAAAGCTTTTCTAATTACAAGATTCTCAAAAAACTTGAGAGAAAGACCGCGtcataaaatgttttcaaatatcTATTCATACTTgtaactctttaaaaaaaaaattaatatagtagttaaattattaaatcaatGACATGCGCACATATAAAGTTATATTCAGTATAAGTcctaaaacatgcaattctatgaGAATTCGAAGGGGAAATGGATAAAGAGAAACATGAcaaatgaaatttttcttagcaatataaataaatatataaatcgTCCACGTTGTAGCAATCATATATGTGCTGCCATCAAACGTAGAACTTAGTTTCTGTCTGAGGAATCTCATATTAACACGAATTGTTAAAAAATCCTACACCTATCATTGGCCAACAAGTGAGGGCTGCAACCCTCTCACCtgccaaaaatccaattaaggaaaaataaaaaataaaaagaagaaaaaatgataaaggaaaaaatgaaaaaattcgtaaattttaataacaaaattgtAATGGACAGTTGGTGCTAGCTAAACCGTCAAattagcaatttctaactaaaattggttggaagaactgtattggcaaattattaaaaaaaatttagactaaattagtaaattgtaaAAATGTTAGGACAAAACTagtaaaatcaaaagatttaagattgaattaactGCAGTCCAATatgtttagggttttttggacaattatcccaTTAATATGAAGTCTCGAAGCAAATCATTTCTCCAATATAGTACCCGGGACAGTGGACTGGACGTGCAAGTTGTTTTTCCATGAATAAcacaaagaaaatttgattttgctatATTGTTCTTGAAacattatattaattgaaatgagatgataatttttttttctaattattataAAGGAACATGTCTAATTATTGTTAAGAGAAGTGAGAAGTAAGAAAGGGCCGAAAGGATGTGACTCTACCATAGAATTCCATTCTACcaaactttattattattaataaatatatgTATTAGAAAATCGTAAACAATATAGTAAACGaaaaggagttttttttttttttttttaaacgaaaaGGAGTTAACAATGAAGTATGTGGAGGGAAATATCTAACTGAAAGCACCATCGCGTGTGGGTCCGGGAAGAAAGTGCAAACCTTTGGGAATAAGGCTTAGAGTTTTAAGAAGAAAGTCCAAAtggtttttgttatttataatTTCCTTATGAGGACACGAATGGTCTAGTCTCCATCACTAAAGTGTGCAACATTGTTATTTCCCAACAAATTTAATGAAACAAGATGAAACTCAGACCGTAGGATAAGATTCCTGGCTTGATGGAACAAGAGCTTTCATATAATTCCAGAAACTTCTACATACCAAACCATAAAATCAAACATATGTTCACGTATGTATGTTATGATGTCCTAACTTCATTGCTGTTCCAATTGGATCAATCCCCACTCTATGGTTTCGCAAAACTTTGTGATTCTATTGCAGTGGACATCAATACTTACTAATATTGATTATACTTCAataattagagaaaaatcacaaaatcttGCAGTAAGAAATGCATCTTATCTAATTGAAAATTGCTCCACTAATGCAAAATACATAACCCTAGTTgtgatttagaaattgaaagaaagatTCATGCATGCCAAGAGACAGAAGGCTGCTTAGACTTTGGCACGTCGTATGAACATTCTTGATCATGCATGGGGTTCGGCACTCAACTTCATAAGGTATTCTGAAAAATATTCAAACATAGGACAAGGGGTCCAGTCATCATGAACAGTGTGGTTTTGCACTTCTCAAGCAAGCGAGACAACTCAATTGGAAGGAAGGCGaacataaaaagagaaagagatagcATACAAAGCAATATCAGTCAATGAGTCAATGCACGATTCCACCCCATAAAGTACGCGCACTTGGCCAATGTTAATCCAATCGCTCTTCAAACCCACACTCAAAATCTGTCCTTCGGTCTTGTTCTTAATCTCTCTGCTCGCACGATTTGGGTATCCAAATGGAAGACACGATCTCAGAAGTCATGAGCTTACTCCCTCCAGGATTCAGATTCCATGCCTCTGATGAGGAGCTTCTGCTTCGTTACTTGAAGCCCAAGATTCTTGGACAACCTGATGAACCCTACTACAACATAATCCCAGAGATCGACGCATGCAAGTTCGAACCTTGGGAGTTGCTGCACATTTTCGGTCACATGTTCAACAGTAAGGAACTGTTTTTCTATTGCTGTGTGAAACGCAAGTACTTGAAGAGCAAGCGCGCCAACCGCACGACAGTAGCTGGTTACTGGAAAGTGACCAGCAAGGAACGCCGCATCATGAGTGAGGACACCAACCAGCTGATAGGAATCAAGAAGACATTGGTGTTCTACGAAGGGCGCCTGCCTGAAGGCAAAAGGACCAACTGGGTCATGCACGAGTAACACCTAAATTCCAAGCTTTTGGGCGATAATCATGAAGAAGGCGAGGTAACATTTTGGCTCTCATTCATTTGCACAACACAATCGGTTATAAATAACATTTGAAACATGCTTTAACGGGTTGATTCTCTATTGCTAATGTTGCTCATGCACGCAGATGCTACCTTATGTGGCAAGTcggatcaagaaaaagaaagacaagaatCTGATGATGGGTCACGCTCCAACAATCAGCCCTGAGGGTTATTCAAGTAGTCTTTACACATGCACTAGCAATGTATTAGGCCCCGCTGTGAATCAAGAAGGGGACTTGCCGAGCTTATGCAACACCCCCAACAATGAAGTTGCGGATAACCAAGGAGCTGCTGATGCTCAACCCCAGGTGAGAGACACATGTTTTATGTTGTAGGTCTTGATTAGAATCGAATTTAGTGGCAAGTCCTATAGAGCATTACGAAGTCACAGAAAGTCATTGGTTATC
Above is a window of Eucalyptus grandis isolate ANBG69807.140 chromosome 9, ASM1654582v1, whole genome shotgun sequence DNA encoding:
- the LOC104430476 gene encoding NAC domain-containing protein 62-like; this encodes MEDTISEVMSLLPPGFRFHASDEELLLRYLKPKILGQPDEPYYNIIPEIDACKFEPWELLHIFGHMFNSKELFFYCCVKRKYLKSKRANRTTVAGYWKVTSKERRIMSEDTNQLIGIKKTLVFYEGRLPEGKRTNWMLPYVASRIKKKKDKNLMMGHAPTISPEGYSSSLYTCTSNVLGPAVNQEGDLPSLCNTPNNEVADNQGAADAQPQISPGEFVDMLTPFQPLDDYPSHHDNAPAYQSQAGAEERWLSSLNFSVNHDRDEFVYGPIDNLVNEGFSATAFDNNWSNVYGPLCYDVCQ